The Thermobispora bispora DSM 43833 genome window below encodes:
- the rplP gene encoding 50S ribosomal protein L16, with protein MLIPRKVKHRKQHRPRRSGMAKGGTRVVFGDYGIQALEHAYVTNRQIEAARIAMTRHIRRGGKVWINIFPDRPLTKKPAETRMGSGKGSPEWWIANVKPGRVMFELSGVPEPVAREALRRAMHKLPMKCRFVKREVGEV; from the coding sequence ATGCTGATCCCGCGCAAGGTCAAGCACCGCAAGCAGCACCGGCCTCGCCGTAGCGGAATGGCCAAGGGCGGCACCCGCGTGGTGTTCGGCGATTACGGCATCCAGGCGCTTGAGCACGCTTACGTGACCAACCGCCAGATCGAGGCCGCGCGTATCGCCATGACCCGGCACATCCGCCGCGGCGGCAAGGTGTGGATCAACATCTTCCCGGACCGTCCCCTCACGAAGAAGCCGGCCGAGACCCGTATGGGTTCCGGTAAGGGCTCTCCGGAGTGGTGGATCGCGAACGTCAAGCCCGGCCGTGTGATGTTCGAGCTGTCGGGTGTCCCCGAGCCCGTGGCCCGGGAGGCACTGCGCCGTGCCATGCACAAGCTCCCCATGAAGTGCCGGT
- the rpsC gene encoding 30S ribosomal protein S3, with protein MGQKVHPHGFRLGITTDFKSRWYAEKLYKDYVAEDVAIRRMLQKGMERAGISRVEIERTTDRVQVDIHTARPGIVIGRRGAEADRIRGDLEKLTGKQVQLNILEVKNPEIDAQLVAQGVAEQLSSRVSFRRAMRKAMQTAMKSGAKGIRIQCSGRLGGAEMSRSEFYREGRVPLHTLRADIDYGFYEARTTFGRIGVKVWIYKGDVPTNRAEREALAAASARASQRQERRGERPRRGGGSERPRRGGASRGERAPKTEAAAQAAPESGPAEQPGAGGS; from the coding sequence GTGGGACAGAAGGTCCACCCGCACGGGTTCCGCCTCGGCATCACGACCGACTTCAAGAGCCGGTGGTACGCCGAGAAGCTGTACAAGGACTACGTGGCTGAGGACGTGGCCATCCGGCGCATGCTCCAGAAGGGCATGGAGCGGGCCGGCATCTCCCGCGTGGAGATCGAGCGCACGACCGACCGCGTCCAGGTCGACATCCACACCGCCCGGCCGGGCATCGTGATCGGCCGCCGCGGTGCGGAGGCCGACCGCATCCGGGGCGACCTCGAGAAGCTGACCGGCAAGCAGGTCCAGCTCAACATCCTCGAGGTGAAGAACCCCGAGATCGACGCCCAGCTCGTCGCCCAGGGCGTGGCCGAGCAGCTCTCCAGCCGGGTCTCGTTCCGGCGGGCGATGCGCAAGGCCATGCAGACCGCGATGAAGAGCGGGGCCAAGGGCATCCGGATCCAGTGCTCGGGTCGTCTCGGCGGCGCCGAGATGTCGCGCTCGGAGTTCTACCGCGAGGGCCGCGTTCCCCTGCACACGCTCCGCGCGGACATCGACTACGGCTTCTACGAGGCCCGCACCACCTTCGGCCGCATCGGCGTGAAGGTGTGGATCTACAAGGGCGACGTGCCGACCAACCGCGCCGAGCGCGAGGCTCTCGCCGCCGCGAGCGCCCGGGCGAGCCAGCGCCAGGAGCGCCGTGGTGAGCGTCCGCGCCGGGGCGGCGGCAGCGAGCGTCCCCGCCGTGGTGGAGCGAGCCGCGGCGAACGTGCCCCGAAGACCGAGGCGGCCGCCCAGGCCGCCCCTGAGAGCGGCCCGGCGGAGCAGCCGGGTGCTGGAGGGAGCTGA
- the rplV gene encoding 50S ribosomal protein L22, whose protein sequence is MEARAQVRFARHTPRKARRVVDLIRGLPASEAQAVLKFAPQAASKTVYKVLQSAIANAEHNFKLDKDTLWVSRAWVDEGPTLKRFRPRAQGRAYRINKRTSHITVIVESRPQQQPQQQKKKRRAR, encoded by the coding sequence ATGGAAGCCAGGGCACAGGTGCGGTTCGCGCGCCACACGCCCCGGAAGGCCCGCCGCGTGGTGGACCTCATTCGCGGGCTGCCCGCTTCGGAGGCGCAGGCCGTGCTGAAGTTCGCCCCGCAGGCGGCGAGCAAGACCGTCTACAAGGTCCTCCAGAGCGCGATCGCGAACGCCGAGCACAACTTCAAGCTCGACAAGGACACGCTCTGGGTCAGCCGTGCGTGGGTCGACGAGGGGCCGACGCTGAAGCGGTTCCGTCCGCGCGCTCAGGGTCGTGCGTACCGGATCAACAAGCGGACCAGCCACATCACCGTGATCGTGGAGTCCCGCCCGCAGCAGCAGCCGCAGCAGCAGAAGAAGAAGAGGAGGGCCCGCTAG